The DNA sequence TGAGATGGCTAAGGCCTATTCCGTAGATTTCCAAGCAAGCCTAGAGAGATACATGAGATGCGCCATAGGAATATGCGGAAGCTGCACTATAGGGAAGTATAGGGTATGTAGGGATGGGCCAGTACTCAATATGGAGAGAATTAGGGAGATTGAAGAATACCTTGGGGTTTTAAAGTATAGTGAGAGCGGGGAGAGAATCCCCGTTTAAAAATATGTGGAGGACTATTATAAATCGCCCTTTTCGTCCTCCCCCTCCTATCCTCCCTCTTTCTCTTTACTTTTCTTTTCCTCCCTTAATAAATCCTCAATCCTCCTTAGAATCGGTGCCTCCTTAAATTCTAGCTGCCTCTCCCCTATTATTCCGCGAATCCTCCTCGGATCCGGCACCCCATATAGCGAAAAGTATGTTGCAGCCCTAGGTCTACTCACACCCCTCTTGCCGCCAACACTCACGCCCATTACCCCCTTCTTCCCAATTGGCGCTGCAGCCGATAGGGAGGCTAGGGCAGCGTCCTCCCCAAGCCCAAAGCCGGATTCTGATACAGGTATGATTGTGCCATAATTGAAGATTCTCCCAAGCAGCCCTTGGTCAATGTATATGTCGGCTATCTTATCATACATAATCTCCCTAACCTCCCTAGTGATAAACCTCTTAACGGTTACAATCCTATAGTTCGTTAGGAAATATCTGTGCCCTCGGCGGTAGGCTTCCACCAATAGAAATCCCACTATAAACGAGATTATAAGAACCCATAATGGCTTAGGAAGAGATAGAATTTCAGGTGGTTCGGGGAAGTATATTTCAAGAATTGTTCCAGCAACGCCTATCAGAACCATGTAGATTAGGGGCATCTTACTAACCCATAAGACGCCAATTATAAGCCCGCTCAGCACTAGAATAGCCCAGAGAATAAGCAGTAGCAATAGGCTCTCCAACCTTATCCATGGGATTATCGCGAATAGATTCTTTAGAAAATCCAAGAGCGCTTGATTAGACTTTATATATGTCCTGTAAACCTCATTTAGCGCTATAGTCAAGAGAAGCAAGTATATGCTTGTAGCATAATATCTCATGAAGGAT is a window from the Candidatus Bathyarchaeia archaeon genome containing:
- a CDS encoding PH domain-containing protein gives rise to the protein MSKDYGFDLLKDEKLDVLIRPHPLSFMRYYATSIYLLLLTIALNEVYRTYIKSNQALLDFLKNLFAIIPWIRLESLLLLLILWAILVLSGLIIGVLWVSKMPLIYMVLIGVAGTILEIYFPEPPEILSLPKPLWVLIISFIVGFLLVEAYRRGHRYFLTNYRIVTVKRFITREVREIMYDKIADIYIDQGLLGRIFNYGTIIPVSESGFGLGEDAALASLSAAAPIGKKGVMGVSVGGKRGVSRPRAATYFSLYGVPDPRRIRGIIGERQLEFKEAPILRRIEDLLREEKKSKEKEGG